One window of Papaver somniferum cultivar HN1 chromosome 9, ASM357369v1, whole genome shotgun sequence genomic DNA carries:
- the LOC113313832 gene encoding uncharacterized protein LOC113313832 encodes MGSVVLGGRRPLAIGLVIVMILGSAVYFKLWSIDYDFSSEDREYLRRQFDLANREAMDESAEWRLKYDQELQKSNVCAKELAEANENLRRKLKEAARINKKLSTLEQENVGLLDRVESLTQEIQTEKLKCSL; translated from the exons ATGGGAAGTGTTGTATTGGGAGGAAGAAGACCATTAGCGATTGGATTAGTTATAGTTATGATTTTAGGAAGTGCTGTTTACTTCAAGCTTTGGTCTATTGATTATGATTTTTCTTCCGAAGATAGAGAATACTTACG AAGACAATTTGATCTAGCTAATAGAGAAGCAATGGATGAATCAGCTGAATGGAGACTTaaatatgatcaagagcttcagAAATCTAATGTTTGTGCCAAGGAACTCGCAGAG GCTAACGAGAATCTTAGGAGGAAGCTGAAAGAAGCTGCTCGTATCAACAAGAAACTGTCCACTCTAGAACAG GAAAATGTTGGCTTACTCGACCGGGTTGAATCTTTAACGCAAGAGATCCAAACTGAGAAGTTGAAGTGCAGCTTGTGA
- the LOC113310352 gene encoding guanine nucleotide-binding protein subunit beta-like protein, which translates to MAENLFLRGTLKGHDDMVTAIACPIDNSDMIVSSSRDKSILVWSLTKQGENYGVPKRRLTGHGHFVQDVVLSSDGQFALSGSWDGELRLWDLNTGVTTRRFVGHTKDVLSVAFSIDNRQIVSASRDRSIKLWNTLGECKYTIQDGDSHTNWVSCVRFSPNTFQPTIVSASWDKTVKVWNLTNCKLRNTLAGHGGYVNTVAVSPDGSLCASGGKDGVTLLWDLAEGKKLYSLDAGGIIHALCFSPNRYWLCAATEEGVKIWDLESKSVVQELKLEPETGKNKTFYCSSLNWSSDGSTLFTGYTDGAIRVWGVGRY; encoded by the exons ATGGCAGAAAATTTATTCCTTCGCGGAACATTGAAAGGTCACGATGACATGGTTACAGCCATTGCTTGTCCAATCGACAACTCAGACATGATTGTTTCATCTTCTCGTGacaaatcgatccttgtatggagtCTTACCAAACAAGGAGAAAACTATGGAGTTCCTAAACGTCGTCTTACTGGTCATGGTCATTTTGTTCAAGATGTTGTTTTGTCTTCTGATGGTCAGTTTGCACTATCTGGTTCATGGGATGGTGAACTTCGTCTCTGGGATCTCAACACTGGTGTTACTACTCGTAGATTCGTTGGTCATACCAAAGATGTGTTGTCTGTTGCTTTCTCGATTGATAACCGCCAGATTGTTTCTGCTTCAAGGGATAGATCGATCAAGCTGTGGAATACTTTGGGTGAATGCAAGTATACCATTCAAGATGGTGATTCACATACTAACTGGGTAAGCTGTGTTAGGTTTAGTCCTAATACTTTTCAGCCAACTATTGTTTCTGCATCTTGGGATAAGACTGTCAAAGTATGGAATTTGACTAACTGTAAGTTGAGGAACACTTTGGCTGGACATGGTGGCTATGTCAACACTGTTGCTGTTTCACCTGATGGTTCATTGTGTGCAAGTGGTGGTAAAGATGGTGTCACTTTGCTTTGGGATTTGGCTGAGGGTAAGAAATTGTATTCCCTTGATGCTGGTGGTATTATTCATGCTTTGTGCTTTAGTCCAAATAGGTACTGGCTTTGCGCTGCAACTGAGGAAGGTGTTAAGATTTGGGATCTTGAGAGTAAGAGTGTTGTTCAGGAATTGAAGCTTGAACCAGAAACAGGAAAGAACAAG ACATTTTACTGCTCAAGCTTGAACTGGAGTTCAGACGGAAGTACTCTTTTCACTGGGTACACAGATGGTGCCATTAGAGTTTGGGGAGTTGGCCGTTACTAA